The Caproicibacterium amylolyticum genome includes the window GCGGAAGAACGGCTGACGCGCGGGTTTACTTCAATGACGCAGTATTCAAAGCTGTTGGGATTCAGCGCAAACTGCACGTTGCAGCCACCCTCAACACCCAGCTCTGTGATAATATCCAAAGAAGCAGTGCGCAGCATCTGTGTTTCTTTATCTTCCAGTGTCTGGCACGGTGCCACAACAATGGAGTCGCCGGTGTGAACACCGACTGGGTCAAAGTTTTCCATGTTGCAGACGGTAATGCAGTTGCCGTTGTGGTCGCGCATCACTTCGTATTCGATTTCTTTCCAGCCTGCGATGCTGCGTTCAATCAGCACCTGATGCACACGGCTGCGCTGCAAACCCAATGTTGCAATTTCTTCCAACTCTTCCTTGTCTGCAGCAATACCGCCGCCACTGCCGCCAAGGGTATAGGCAGGACGAACAACGACCGGATAGCCGATACGGTCTGCAATTTTAAAGCAGGTTTCCAAGTCCTCCGCAACTTCGCTTTCCGCGCAGGGTTGGTCAATACGTTCCATTGCCTCTTTAAAAAGTTCGCGGTCCTCCGCCATGCGGATAGTGTCGGCACTGGTGCCAATCATCTCCACATTGTGCTCTTTCAGAAAGCCGGATTCTTCCAGTTCCACCGCGAGGTTCAGGGCGTTCTGCCCGCCCAGTGTCGGCAGGACGCTGTCCGGTTTTTCCTTGATAATGACTTTTTTAACGGTTTCCGCTGTCAGCGGCTCAATGTAAACCTTGTCCGCAATCTGCTTGTCCGTCATAATCGTTGCCGGGTTGGAGTTAATAAGGATAACTTCAACTCCTTCTTCACGCAGAGCGCGGCAGGCCTGTGTGCCTGCATAGTCAAACTCCGCGGCCTGACCAATGATGATTGGGCCGGAACCAATAATAATAACTTTCTTAATTTCAGGACGCTTACTCACAGCCGCTCACCTCCAACAACTTTCAAAAACCGGTCAAACAGGAAGCCCGTATCGCGCGGACCACCGCATGCTTCCGGGTGGAACTGCACCGAGAAGCACTTTCCGTTTGCGTAGTTAATCCCCTCCACACTGCCGTCATTCATGCTGATAAAACTGACCTTGGCAGCAGCGGGGTCAATGGTTTTTTCGTCCACTACAAATCCGTGGTTCTGCGAAGAAATATATACACGATTGGTGGAAAGGTCTTTTACCGGGTGGTTGATGCCGCGGTGACCATACTTTAATTTGTAGGTATCAAATCCCTGCGCCAGAGCCATCAGCTGATGTCCCAAGCAGATAGCAAAGGTCGGCACACCGGCGGCGTAGACCTTTTTCAGCTCCGTAATTGCCTTGCCGCATTCTTTCGGGTCGCCGGGACCATTGCTCAGCATAATGCCGTCCGGCTTCCACTCCATTACTTCTTCAAAGGGAGCATCCCATTGGAAGCACTTCACCGTGCAGCCGCGCGCAACCAACGAGCGGATAATATTGCTTTTTACGCCATAGTCCATGAGTGCAATTTTCACAGCGCCGTCACCGTAAACATTGCCGCCGCGCACGCTGACTTCCGGCACGCAGGACTCCAGCTGATATGCTGCAATTTTCTGTTTCATAGCCTCTGTATCCACATTGTCGCCGTACGCAATCATGCCGCGCATGGTGCCGCTTTCACGAAGCAGGCGGGTCAGTGCACGTGTGTCAATTCCCTGCAGACCCGGCACATGGTGCGCTTTCAAATAGGAATTCAAATCAATATCACAGCGGAAATTGCTTGCCACATTAGAAACAGAACGTACAATGTAAGCACTCAACCAAGGTTTTCCGGACTCTGCATCCTCATAGCAAATGCCATAGTTGCCAATCATCGGGTACGTCATGACAACACCCTGTCCCGCATAAGAAGGATCAGTCAGCAGTTCCGGGTATCCGCACATGGCACTGTTGAATACAACCTCGCACAGGACATCGTGCTCATCGCCAAATCCGGTTCCAGCAAATGTCGCGCCATTTTCAAGCATCAGCAATGCTTTCATGAAATCACCAGCCATTTCTTTAGTATTCTGTCCTGCCGCATTTCTGTGCAGGTAAAATTTCTTTTTCCTCTATCCGCTTATCAACGTGTAATCCCACATCTGCGGACAGAATGATTCCCCCAGTCGCAGGACAAATTCATCTGGCGGTCTGAGGGAGTTATTCATTTATGCTTATGTGAACTGCTCAACGATACGCTGAACTGCTTTTTCTGTGTTCTCTTTTGTATTAAAGGAAGTAAGGCGGAAGAAGCCCTCTCCGTGGATACCGAATCCAGAGCCGGGTGTACCAACGACTGCGCACTTTGTCAACAGTTCGTCAAAGAACTGCCAGCTAGTCATACCGGCAGGCACCTTCATCCAAACATAGGGCGAGTCTACACCGCCGTAAACAGTGAATCCGGCTTTTTTCAAGCCCTCGAGGATAATACGGGCATTATTTTGGTAATATGCAATATTTTCGCGTACCAGCTTTTGCCCTTCTTCGGAATAGACTGCCTCTGCGGCACGCTGAACAGGATAGGAAACACCGTTCATTTTGGTAGACTGACGGCGCGCCCACAAACGGTTCAAGGATACATCCCCAACTTTCAATTCTTTAGGAATGACCGTAAAGCCGCAGCGGGTGCCAGTAAAGCCCGCGGTTTTGGAGAAGCTGCGGAATTCGATTGCACAGTTCTTAGCACCCTCACACTCAAAAATGCTGTGGGAAACGCCGGGGGTAACAATGAAGGCCTCATAGGCGGCATCGTACAGAATAACGGAGCCGTGCTCATTGGCATAATTGACCCACGCCTGCAGTTTGGTTTTCGGCATGCTGACACCGGAGGGGTTGTTCGGGAAACACAGGTAAATCAAGTCCGGCATTTCATCCGGGAAAGACGGCAGGAAACAGTTTTCCTCCAGACAGGGCATATAAACAATTTTGCTCCAGCCTTTTCCCTCAGTAAAGTCACCAGCACGGCCGGCCATAACATTGGTATCCACATAAACCGGATAAACCGGGTCGCAGACAGCAACAACATTATCCAGACCAAAGATATCGCCGATGGAGCCGGTGTCACTCTTTGCGCCGTCGCTTACAAAGACTTCGTCCGCAGCAATGTTCAAACCTTTATAATCATGATTGGCAATTGCTTCCCGCAGAAAAGCATAGCCATTTTCAGGGCCGTAGCCACGGAAAGTTTCCGCATTGCCCATTTCATCTGCAGCTTTTTTCATGGCATCCACCACAGGTTTTACCAGTGGACGGGTAACATCGCCTATTCCCAGACGCAAGATTTCCTTGCCTGGATTTTTCTTTTGAAAAGCATCCACTTTATTTGCAATGTCCACAAACAAATAACTCGCAGGCAGCTTTACAAAATTTTCGTTCACCTTTACCATCTGTTCAGTTCCCCCTTCAGCAAAATATCAAACTGCTTTATCACAAGAAACTACCGACAGACAAACCCATCCGCCGTAGTTTTTTATGCATCTACTGTACCGTCAAAAACGAATGCCGCCGGACCTTCCATAAAGACAGAGCCTGTCTGCTCATCCCACTGAACAGTCAGGTCGCCGCCGCGCAGATGCAGCCGCACCTGCCGCCCGGTTTTCCCATTCAGTGCACAGGCCACTGCCGATGCGCAGGCACCAGTGCCGCAGGCCCATGTTTCGCCGGAACCGCGCTCCCAAACGCGCATTTTTACCTCTTTTTCACTGATGATCTGAATGAATTCGGTATTGACACGCTGCGGGAAAATGGGTGCGTTTTCAAACGCAGGACCAATTTTCTCCAAGTCCAGCGCATCCACATCGTCCACAAAAAGTACGCAGTGCGGGTTGCCCATGGAAACGCAGGTGATGTGCTCCTCTTTCCCATTTACTGTATAAGGAACATTGACAACACATTCACCCGGCATCTGCACCGGAATTTCCACCGGTGTCAGAATTGGCGCACCCATATCCACGCGCACAGTCTGCACAGCATCGTTTTCCACATGCAGATAAAGTGTTTTAACACCGCTCTGCGTGTCCACACGCAGAGGATTTTTTTTGCAAATGCCGCGGTCATAAACGTACTTGCCCACACAGCGGATGCCGTTGCCGCACATCATGGCACGGGAGCCGTCCGCATTGTAAATATCCATTTCACAGTCGGCTTCCTCGCTCGGCTTAATCAAAATAATACCGTCGGAGCCGATTCCAAAGCGGCGGTCGCTCAAGCGCACACTTAGTGCGGCGGGATCCTCCACTTTTTCTTCGAAACAGTTGATGTAGATATAATCGTTGCCGATTCCCTGCATCTTTGTGAATTTCATTTTCCGCCCTCCACCTGCAAAAATAAAGAATGCGGCAAGGCTGCTGTTTAAAACTGCACCTCCTTGCCGCAAAATTTCAATATTGCTGTCTTTTTGACGCTTTTACTATTCTATTCTATTTTCGGTTTGCTGTCAATGAGTTTTTGCATGGAAAGTTCCTGCATTGCCCACGCAGCGGTGGTTGGTTTAGGCGCTGTTTTGGCCAATTTCCCGATTTTTCAAGACTTCTCCGGCAATATCACTGAATTCTCATGCAAAGGCAGCAGGGAATTCTGCAAGTTGAAGTGTATATAATTGTAATTTTAATTTTATTTGTCCGTACTTTTCACCAATCTGCGCAGCAATCTGCATTTTCAAATAACAAAATCAGCGAAAGCAAATAGAAATCTTGAAAGATTCGTCAAAAAAATATTCAAAAATTTATTGTAATCCTTGCTTTGCTATGCTAAACTAGACGGGTAAGAAAAGTGCATTGGCTATGCATAATCAAAATCAGGAGGCAAAACTTAATATGTCGTATGTAAGTGAAACACTGGAAACCGTACTGCAGAAAAACCCCGGTGAGCCGGAGTTCCATCAGGCTGTTACAGAAGTGCTCCAGTCGCTGGAGCCTGTACTGGCAAAACATCCGGAATACGAAAAAGCTGGCATTCTGGAGCGCCTCACAGAGCCTGACCGCGCGCTTCGCTTCCGCGTAACATGGGTTGATGATGCGGGCAAAGTACAGGTAAACCGTGGCTACCGCGTACAGTTCAACTCCGCCATCGGGCCTTACAAGGGCGGCTTGCGCTTCCACCCCAGCGTGAACTTTGGTATTCTGAAGTTCCTCGGCTTCGAGCAGATTTTCAAAAACAGCCTGACCGGCCTGCCCATCGGCGGCGGCAAGGGCGGCTCTGACTTTGACCCGAAGGGCAAGTCTGACCGCGAAGTCATGGCATTCTGCCAGTCCTTTATGACAGAACTGTACCGCCACATTGGCCCGGATACAGATGTTCCTGCCGGCGACATCGGTGTCGGCGGCCGTGAAATCGGCTATTTGTTCGGTCAGTACAAGCGTATCCGCAACGAGTTCTCCGGTGTACTTACCGGCAAGGGTCTGCCCTACGGCGGCAGCCTTGCCCGCACCCAGGCCACGGGCTACGGCCTCCTGTACTTCACAGATGCCATGCTGCGCGCCAATGGCAAGTCTATTGCCGGCAAGACCATTGTCATCTCCGGCGCAGGAAACGTTGCTATTTATGCCGCAGAAAAAGCCATTGCACTCGGCGGCAAGCCTGTTACCATGAGTGACTCCACCGGCTGGGTCTATGACGCAGAGGGCATTGACCTGGATGCGATTAAAGAAATCAAGGAAGTCAAGCGTGCACGCCTGACCGAGTACAAAAAGTACCGTCCCAACTCCGAATATCATGAGGGCCGCGGCGTATGGACAATTCCCTGCGACATTGCCCTGCCCTGCGCAACTCAGAATGAGCTGAACCTTGACGACGCAAAAGCGTTGGTCAAAAACGGCTGCTTCGCAGTTGCCGAGGGTGCGAACATGCCCAGCACACTGGACGCGACCAAGTATTTGCAGCAGAACGGCATCCTCTTTGGGCCTGCAAAGGCTGCAAACGCAGGCGGCGTAGCTACCAGTGCACTGGAAATGAGCCAGAACAGCATGCGCTACAGCTGGACATTTGAAGAAGTGGACAGCAAGCTGAAAAACATCATGGAAAGCATCTTTGCTAATGCTGCTGCAGCAGCCAAAGAGTACAGCCAGCCGACCGATTATGTAAGCGGTGCAAACATTGCAGGCTTCGTAAAGGTTGCAGAAGCTATGCTCGCACAGGGTGCGGTCTGACACTGACATACACTTTTCCACTGCATTGTCTTTTGGGAATGTAAAATAAAAAAGAGTTGCATTGAAAGTGAAAAAGACGCCTTCGGGTTTTTGCCGAGGGCGTCTTTTTCTGTGTAAAAAATGAATTTACGGTTTTCTCATGCCGTTGCAAAGCACAAGAACCCCATTGGCTTTATAAAAGGCATCGTTGTCACTGAGCACATCAATCGAACACGCCGGCCACTGTTCCTGCACAATTCGCAAAAGCCCCGTTCCAATCCCCCGCCCGCGGAATTCGCTGTCCACAATAATTTCGCAGCAGTAGATAGTAAAGCTGCCGTCCGTAATACAGCGGACAAATCCGCAGTACACATCCTCATTTATGATATTTTCCGTGGTTCAAAATCTGAAACGCCCGGTAAATTTGTTCGCAGAGCATCACCCGCGCAAGCTGATGCGGAAAGGTCATCGGTGACATGGAAAGACACAGACGCCCAGCATTTTTTACAATCGGCGCTAACCCGAAGCTACTGCCGATCACAAACGAAACTCTGCCGGCACTTTCCACTGCCGCCTGCTGCAGATGCTTTGCCAGTGCAGGTGAATCCAGTTCCTTTCCCTCTATGCACAGCGGGATGACCTCGCCTCCCTTGCAGGCAGCCAAAATGTGTGCCGCTTCTTCTTCCAAAGCCGCATCAATCTGCGCCTGTGACGGCGACTCCGGTAGTCTGCTTTCCACCAATTCTGTAATCTGAAAGTCCGCAAAAGGACGCAGGCGTTTTTCATACTCCGCACATGCCTGCCGCCAATAAGCTTCCTTTAGTTTTCCCACACACACGATCTGCACTTTCTGCATTAAAACACCGTGACCTTTCCCGGATTTTCACGCGGCGCCACTTCCAGCAGAAAGTCCCGCCCCTGCTCAGCGCCCATCTGCGTAAGTGCACAGATGCTGGTTGCACGCGCCAAGTCCGGCGTGTTGTTTTCCTTGCTCAGGTGTGCAAGAAAAATGCGTGCCGTGCCGCTGCTCACCAAGCCTGTTACAGCCTCGGAACAAGCCGCATTGGAAAGGTGGCCCCGGTCAGACAGAATCCGACGCTTCAGCGGATAGGGATACGGGCCGTTCTGAAGCATGCCAATATCATGATTGGATTCCAGCACAATCAGCTCCGAACCGGTAATGTTTTGCCGCACTTCATCAGAAAAATAACCCAAGTCCGTTGCAAACGCGACCTTGTGGTCATCCGCCGTTTCCACACAGTAGCCGTACCCCTCGGCGCAGTCGTGGGAAGTATGAAACGGATGAATCCGCATACCGGCGCACTCCGTTCCCTCCATACCCAACACTTCTGTAGGAAATTTCCCATTCAATATTTTCATCTGCTCCAGTGCCTGCATGGTTCCGGCAGAAGCATACACAGGGACACCGAGGCGGCCTGCCAACACGCGAAGCCCCTGCACATGGTCTGTGTGTTCATGTGTCACAAAAATGCCGCGTACAGCTTCCCTGGAAATTCCACAGGCATCCAGCTTTTCTGTAATCTGTTTTGCACTGCGCCCTGCATCCACAAGGATCCCCTCTTGTGCAGAACCTATGTAATAACTGTTCCCGCTGCTGCTGCTGAACAGTGGACAAAACCTTGCCATTCTTTCTTATCCTCCGCTGTTAAGTTAAAAAGAACGGGACAGAACGATAAAACTCGCCCGCCCCGTAATTCTGTAGTTCACTTTATACTGCTTGTGCTTCTTCATCGTCCCGCACAGTTATACGGCGTATATCCGCACCGATGCCCTGCAGCTTTTCCACGATATGCTCATATCCGCGCTCAATATTGCGTATCTGTTCAATTTCAGAAGTACCGTGAGCTGACAAGGCTGCAATTACCATGGCTGCGCCGGCACGCAAGTCCGTTGCCTTTACAGGTGCTGCATTCAAATGGTCAATGCCTTCCACCACAGCAAGCTTGCCATCTACAGAAACCTGTGCGCCCATCCGCTTGAGTTCATCAATGTAACGGAAGCGGTTGTCCCACACACTTTCGTTTACAATGCTGGTGCCCTTTGCGATAGAGAGCAAAGCCGTAATCTGCGGCTGCATATCCGTTGGAAAGCCAGGATGCGGCATTGTCTTAACATTGCACTTATTAAGCTTGCCAACGTAGCGCACACGCACCGCTTCATCATATTCAGTAACTTCCAATCCCATTTCTTCCAGTTTTGCGGTAATGGATTCTAAATGTTTAGGAATTACATTGGTAACAGTAACGTCGCCATACGTGGCAGCTCCGGCCACCATATACGTTCCCGCTTCAATCTGGTCGGGAATAATGGAATAGGTAACACCATGCAGATGCTCCACACCATAAATTTTAATAACATCTGTGCCAGCGCCGCGAATATCCGCACCCATTGTATTCAGAAAATTGGCAAGGTCAACAATGTGCGGTTCCTTTGCAGCGTTCTCAATCACTGTCATGCCCGAAGCCTTTACAGCAGCCAGCATAATATTAATGGTGGCACCTACAGAAACAACGTCCAAGTAAATGCTGCTGCCTTTCAGACTTGATGCAGAAACATTTACCATACCGCCTTCCAGCGTATATTCTGCGCCCAGCGCAGCAAAACCTTTCAAATGCTGGTCAATCGGTCGTACACCAAAGTCACAGCCACCCGGCATGGAAACAATCGCGTGGTTGCAACGCCCTAAAAGTGCGCCGAGAAGGTAATAAGAACCGCGCATCTGCCTTGCAAGTTCATACGAAGCAACATAAGTGCCGATTGGCCGCGGATCAATCAGCAGTGTGGAACGGTTCACCCAGTGAATATCTGCACCCATATCATGCAGAATACGAACCATTGCGTTTACATCTTTAATATTCGGTACATTTTCAATTCTGCAAGCTTCATCAGAAAGAATTGCTGCGGGGATAATTGCGATTGCCGCATTTTTTGCACCGCTGATAACAACTTCCCCTTTTAGTTGTTTTCCACCATTAATCAAGAACTTATCCAAGTTCTGCCAACTCCATTCCTTGATAGTCTTTCTGCAAGAAACGTCCGACAAAAGTAGTATGGCTCAAATATGTAAAATATTGAGCAGCACTTTGTACCACTTTTTTCCATTCAGCTTCCGTTTATGTTTCTGTACCGCCAGCACACACTTGCGGCACTTCAAATTCATAGATTATGTAAATACATCTTTATGATAATACAGCAAGTAAGCACAAATGTCAACCAAAAAGCATCCGCAATCTTTTACATCAGCGCACTTGCACAGACAGCTGTAGCTTTGTTTTTTGTTGAAACTGCCGTAAACGCCTATTATTTTTCAGTTGCTCCGCACCGCAAAAGTTCCCATATAACTATAATAATATCGGATTCTTTTCTTATAACTGGAACACAACCTATACATTTCAACAATTCTTAGTTATACAAAATTGCGGCGGTCAGTCTGTAAAGCAGACTGGCTGCCGCAAAAACTGTTTACTTTTAAATTGACAAGCAATTTGCTTTACTGCTTGACTGTAGTACTTTTCTGATAGGCAGTCAAGCTTTGCTGGCTGCTGAGCCTTGCAGCTTTTACCATGTTCTGCGCTTTAGCGGTATCTACCTTCTGTCCCAGGTAGGAAACCACTTTGGCAGTATCTGCAGAAATTAGATTCGTCGGATTGATTTTTTCACCGTTTTTGTGCACTTCAAAGTGGCAGTGCGGTCCGGTCGAATGGCCGGTGCTGCCTACCAGAGCAATTAACTGCCCCTGTGCAACCTTCGCGCCCTGTGAAATGAGCAGCTTGCTGGCATGCCCATAAATACTTTCAAAACCATTACCATGGTCAATGACAACATAATTGCCGTAACCACTATCGTCATATCCAGCAAAGACAACCGTGCCGCCGTCAGCTGCATAAATAGGCTGCCCCATAGCATTTGCGCCGGAAAGGTCAAGCCCGTAATGGAAAGTTCCCCACCTTGCCCCGTAGCCGGAAGTAATATCCGTTAGTGTTGGGGTTGGCCACATGAAGCACCCGGTAGCTTCACCTGCTGTACTTGCACGTGTTTTGGTACCTTTTACCGTTACTTCTGTTACCGGCGCCTTGTCACGGCTGACATGCAGCGTCTGGCGTGAAATTTCACGACCATTGACACAGGTCACTTCATAGGTAGTTGTCTGCTGGCCGGCAACACCTTTTGCTTTCACTGCAGTCTGATCTTCATACATAGAGTTTGAAGTGACAGTCTGTTTTTCGTAGGCAATGCCGGAAGTGACGGCCTCGGTACGCTTAGTCTGCACTGTCAGCAGCTTCTGCTGCGGTTCCAACTGAATGACATCACCTGCGTGCAGGCTTTGTAAATTCAAATCCGGATTTGCCTCCTTCAGTTTGGCTGAGGTAAGCCCATTTTTCTTAGCAATCATTTCGGCGGTATCGCCGCGCTCCACCGCATAGGTCTCGGTCTGCCGGCGGTTGCCGCAAATCAGCACCAACATGGCATCATTCGTTACAATGGAAGTATCCTCATATTCGCCCGGAACGATTTCAATTTTATTCATGAATGCAGCATCCGTGCAGCCGGAACTTGCCTTTGCGTTATTCAGCACTGCAACAAGCATGTCCTGCAGCTTGTCGCTGTCATAAATTGCACCAATAAAGCTGCCATCAACATAAAGGCCGGTTGCCGGCTGCTTTACGACCGGCGTATTGGCCGCAAGCAAAAGCGCAGTTGCATCTGTTCTGGCAGAAATCGGGCCATCAGACAGAGCAAATCGAAGCGCCGGCTGCTGCTCTGCCTTCATAGCTGCGGTTGTTTGAAAAAAACTTGCCTGCCGCAGTTCCACCTGTGCCTGATGAACCTCATCCGTCCATGCGTGCGCAGCATATGCAGAACCCGCCACCAACAGCACAGCCAGTGCCGGAAGTGCAATGCGTGCTGTATTTTTCAGCATGGAAACCGACTTTTTTTCTTTGCCGGGCTGCAGCCGCGGCTCAGCAACGTTCAAATTTTTTGGCTCCATATAAGATGTCCCTTCTGACATATTTTCAAATAGAATTTTGAGTACGGATATCATTATAAGCCAAAAGTTACAGAAATGCAACTATTTTTCATCGACAAAAAGCCTAATAATCCTTATGGTAGGAATTCATTTGATGGCAGTTTATATTGATTCGGTTAGATTCACTGGTTACAAATCCGATTTTTTGGATTTTGCGCTTGAAAAAATTACGATTTATAAACAAGGTCGGTTTCTTTCCAGCCGGAAATGACCGGCAGGAAGTTCTTTGCTTCCTTTACAGCACCGCCCAGATCGTGTTCCTTATAATTTCCGCACTCCTCCGGTTTTGTTCCGGGGATTTCGCCTTTCCAGTCCGCAATCTGTTGAAATGTCTCAATAATCAGTGTGATGGAATCCGCAGGGGACAAATCCCGCACCAAAAGGTAAAAACCAGTACGGCAGCCCATGGGACCAAAATAAATCACTTTGTCAGCAAAACGGCTGTTGCGTGCGGCGGTTGCAAACAGATGCTCGATTGTATGCAGCGCATCCTGCGCAAGAAAAGGCGGCTTGTTCGGTGTACGCATCCGAATATCATAGGTTGTAATGTCGCCGTCTATTCGGGAAGTGTAAATCCCGGGGGTAAGTTTATTATGGTCTACACAGAAACTTGCAATTCTTTTCATACTGCTTTCTCTCCTGTTTTGTTCAATGTTTTTTGAATCTGCGCCGCGTTCCAGCGGTTGATCTCTTCTGCGGCCAGCGGAATGGTTTCATCATAAAGCTGTAAAAATGTGCGGCTGTCCTGCTTTTCTCCGGTTTGCCACACTGCCTGTGCCACATTTGCATAGTCAAAGCTGCCATCTTCCGTGAAACTGCGCAGGCGGCTGGACATTTCGTGCAGTCTGCCGTTTTCCCGCCGCAGGTAAAACACGCGTTTCAGCCCGGTACGGTCTGTCATTCGGCGATACAAGCGCCTGCATTCATCCGCTGCCCTGCTGCACAATATCTCGGTATTCGGCAATTCCGCTTTTTCCAGCAAGCCGGCATACAT containing:
- a CDS encoding 23S rRNA (pseudouridine(1915)-N(3))-methyltransferase RlmH, which produces MQKVQIVCVGKLKEAYWRQACAEYEKRLRPFADFQITELVESRLPESPSQAQIDAALEEEAAHILAACKGGEVIPLCIEGKELDSPALAKHLQQAAVESAGRVSFVIGSSFGLAPIVKNAGRLCLSMSPMTFPHQLARVMLCEQIYRAFQILNHGKYHK
- a CDS encoding LL-diaminopimelate aminotransferase codes for the protein MVKVNENFVKLPASYLFVDIANKVDAFQKKNPGKEILRLGIGDVTRPLVKPVVDAMKKAADEMGNAETFRGYGPENGYAFLREAIANHDYKGLNIAADEVFVSDGAKSDTGSIGDIFGLDNVVAVCDPVYPVYVDTNVMAGRAGDFTEGKGWSKIVYMPCLEENCFLPSFPDEMPDLIYLCFPNNPSGVSMPKTKLQAWVNYANEHGSVILYDAAYEAFIVTPGVSHSIFECEGAKNCAIEFRSFSKTAGFTGTRCGFTVIPKELKVGDVSLNRLWARRQSTKMNGVSYPVQRAAEAVYSEEGQKLVRENIAYYQNNARIILEGLKKAGFTVYGGVDSPYVWMKVPAGMTSWQFFDELLTKCAVVGTPGSGFGIHGEGFFRLTSFNTKENTEKAVQRIVEQFT
- a CDS encoding MBL fold metallo-hydrolase, which gives rise to MARFCPLFSSSSGNSYYIGSAQEGILVDAGRSAKQITEKLDACGISREAVRGIFVTHEHTDHVQGLRVLAGRLGVPVYASAGTMQALEQMKILNGKFPTEVLGMEGTECAGMRIHPFHTSHDCAEGYGYCVETADDHKVAFATDLGYFSDEVRQNITGSELIVLESNHDIGMLQNGPYPYPLKRRILSDRGHLSNAACSEAVTGLVSSGTARIFLAHLSKENNTPDLARATSICALTQMGAEQGRDFLLEVAPRENPGKVTVF
- the gdhA gene encoding NADP-specific glutamate dehydrogenase, with translation MSYVSETLETVLQKNPGEPEFHQAVTEVLQSLEPVLAKHPEYEKAGILERLTEPDRALRFRVTWVDDAGKVQVNRGYRVQFNSAIGPYKGGLRFHPSVNFGILKFLGFEQIFKNSLTGLPIGGGKGGSDFDPKGKSDREVMAFCQSFMTELYRHIGPDTDVPAGDIGVGGREIGYLFGQYKRIRNEFSGVLTGKGLPYGGSLARTQATGYGLLYFTDAMLRANGKSIAGKTIVISGAGNVAIYAAEKAIALGGKPVTMSDSTGWVYDAEGIDLDAIKEIKEVKRARLTEYKKYRPNSEYHEGRGVWTIPCDIALPCATQNELNLDDAKALVKNGCFAVAEGANMPSTLDATKYLQQNGILFGPAKAANAGGVATSALEMSQNSMRYSWTFEEVDSKLKNIMESIFANAAAAAKEYSQPTDYVSGANIAGFVKVAEAMLAQGAV
- the dapF gene encoding diaminopimelate epimerase, which codes for MKFTKMQGIGNDYIYINCFEEKVEDPAALSVRLSDRRFGIGSDGIILIKPSEEADCEMDIYNADGSRAMMCGNGIRCVGKYVYDRGICKKNPLRVDTQSGVKTLYLHVENDAVQTVRVDMGAPILTPVEIPVQMPGECVVNVPYTVNGKEEHITCVSMGNPHCVLFVDDVDALDLEKIGPAFENAPIFPQRVNTEFIQIISEKEVKMRVWERGSGETWACGTGACASAVACALNGKTGRQVRLHLRGGDLTVQWDEQTGSVFMEGPAAFVFDGTVDA
- a CDS encoding carbamoyl phosphate synthase small subunit — protein: MKALLMLENGATFAGTGFGDEHDVLCEVVFNSAMCGYPELLTDPSYAGQGVVMTYPMIGNYGICYEDAESGKPWLSAYIVRSVSNVASNFRCDIDLNSYLKAHHVPGLQGIDTRALTRLLRESGTMRGMIAYGDNVDTEAMKQKIAAYQLESCVPEVSVRGGNVYGDGAVKIALMDYGVKSNIIRSLVARGCTVKCFQWDAPFEEVMEWKPDGIMLSNGPGDPKECGKAITELKKVYAAGVPTFAICLGHQLMALAQGFDTYKLKYGHRGINHPVKDLSTNRVYISSQNHGFVVDEKTIDPAAAKVSFISMNDGSVEGINYANGKCFSVQFHPEACGGPRDTGFLFDRFLKVVGGERL
- a CDS encoding UDP-N-acetylglucosamine 1-carboxyvinyltransferase codes for the protein MDKFLINGGKQLKGEVVISGAKNAAIAIIPAAILSDEACRIENVPNIKDVNAMVRILHDMGADIHWVNRSTLLIDPRPIGTYVASYELARQMRGSYYLLGALLGRCNHAIVSMPGGCDFGVRPIDQHLKGFAALGAEYTLEGGMVNVSASSLKGSSIYLDVVSVGATINIMLAAVKASGMTVIENAAKEPHIVDLANFLNTMGADIRGAGTDVIKIYGVEHLHGVTYSIIPDQIEAGTYMVAGAATYGDVTVTNVIPKHLESITAKLEEMGLEVTEYDEAVRVRYVGKLNKCNVKTMPHPGFPTDMQPQITALLSIAKGTSIVNESVWDNRFRYIDELKRMGAQVSVDGKLAVVEGIDHLNAAPVKATDLRAGAAMVIAALSAHGTSEIEQIRNIERGYEHIVEKLQGIGADIRRITVRDDEEAQAV
- a CDS encoding M23 family metallopeptidase translates to MEPKNLNVAEPRLQPGKEKKSVSMLKNTARIALPALAVLLVAGSAYAAHAWTDEVHQAQVELRQASFFQTTAAMKAEQQPALRFALSDGPISARTDATALLLAANTPVVKQPATGLYVDGSFIGAIYDSDKLQDMLVAVLNNAKASSGCTDAAFMNKIEIVPGEYEDTSIVTNDAMLVLICGNRRQTETYAVERGDTAEMIAKKNGLTSAKLKEANPDLNLQSLHAGDVIQLEPQQKLLTVQTKRTEAVTSGIAYEKQTVTSNSMYEDQTAVKAKGVAGQQTTTYEVTCVNGREISRQTLHVSRDKAPVTEVTVKGTKTRASTAGEATGCFMWPTPTLTDITSGYGARWGTFHYGLDLSGANAMGQPIYAADGGTVVFAGYDDSGYGNYVVIDHGNGFESIYGHASKLLISQGAKVAQGQLIALVGSTGHSTGPHCHFEVHKNGEKINPTNLISADTAKVVSYLGQKVDTAKAQNMVKAARLSSQQSLTAYQKSTTVKQ
- a CDS encoding GNAT family N-acetyltransferase, with translation MYCGFVRCITDGSFTIYCCEIIVDSEFRGRGIGTGLLRIVQEQWPACSIDVLSDNDAFYKANGVLVLCNGMRKP
- a CDS encoding S-ribosylhomocysteine lyase gives rise to the protein MKRIASFCVDHNKLTPGIYTSRIDGDITTYDIRMRTPNKPPFLAQDALHTIEHLFATAARNSRFADKVIYFGPMGCRTGFYLLVRDLSPADSITLIIETFQQIADWKGEIPGTKPEECGNYKEHDLGGAVKEAKNFLPVISGWKETDLVYKS